From Pseudobacteroides sp., the proteins below share one genomic window:
- a CDS encoding DUF4956 domain-containing protein, giving the protein MLDEIFDVANVATKLDLGNSILTVFAAFLLGIIISFTFMKTNKKGTAPQGFSLTLVMVPSIIAIIILLVGSNIARAFSLSGAFAIIRFRSTAGDPKDISYVLFAMAAGLACGVGLLGYAVLFTVLLCLFMAVLNMTNFGVSKVASKMLKITIPEDLDYQGVFDDIFEKYTISYELRKVKTTDLGSLFELVYTITIKEDINQKDFLDALRCRNGNLNIILSMNADVAPY; this is encoded by the coding sequence ATGCTTGACGAAATATTTGATGTTGCTAACGTAGCAACTAAACTGGATTTGGGTAATTCAATTTTAACCGTTTTTGCTGCATTTTTATTAGGCATAATCATAAGCTTTACGTTTATGAAAACAAACAAAAAGGGGACAGCACCACAGGGTTTTTCTCTGACTCTGGTAATGGTTCCCTCAATAATTGCCATCATCATACTGCTGGTTGGCAGCAATATAGCAAGGGCTTTCAGTTTATCAGGGGCATTTGCCATAATCCGCTTCAGAAGCACGGCGGGTGATCCAAAGGATATTTCTTATGTATTATTTGCGATGGCAGCCGGTCTTGCATGCGGTGTAGGTTTATTAGGATATGCTGTACTGTTTACCGTTTTGTTATGCTTGTTCATGGCAGTTTTAAACATGACAAACTTTGGAGTAAGCAAAGTAGCAAGCAAGATGTTGAAAATCACCATTCCCGAGGATTTAGATTATCAAGGGGTTTTTGATGATATTTTTGAAAAGTATACGATAAGCTATGAATTAAGAAAAGTAAAGACTACTGATTTGGGCTCATTGTTCGAACTTGTATACACTATAACTATTAAAGAAGATATCAACCAAAAGGATTTTCTTGATGCTTTACGCTGCAGAAACGGTAATTTAAACATCATATTGTCAATGAACGCCGATGTTGCTCCATATTAA
- a CDS encoding polyphosphate polymerase domain-containing protein, which produces MAIEVFNRYEKKFMMNTHTYEKVLRTLDQYMELDEYNKKHDFYTIANIYYDTKDHHLIRKSLSKPKYKEKLRLRAYGVPSLEDKVYLEIKKKVCGLVNKRRTKLTLSEAYDFVATGQKPELKKYMNKQVLNEIEYFLSVYDLEPKLYLAYDRKAYFGIDNRDLRITFDTNIRTRREDLRLELGDHGEQLLNKDVWLMEVKAEKTIPIWLTRMLSEYKLYKRSFSKYGTEFKTLVRKNSQAVM; this is translated from the coding sequence ACACACATACCTATGAAAAGGTTCTTCGTACACTGGATCAGTACATGGAATTGGATGAGTACAATAAAAAGCATGACTTTTACACAATCGCAAACATTTACTATGATACCAAAGATCATCACCTTATCCGAAAGTCATTGTCCAAACCCAAGTATAAGGAAAAACTACGCTTGCGAGCTTATGGTGTTCCTTCTCTAGAAGATAAAGTCTATCTGGAAATAAAGAAAAAAGTATGTGGGCTGGTCAATAAAAGAAGAACCAAACTAACATTAAGCGAAGCCTATGATTTTGTTGCAACCGGCCAAAAACCCGAACTCAAAAAGTATATGAACAAGCAGGTTCTCAATGAAATTGAGTACTTTCTATCTGTTTATGATTTAGAACCCAAACTTTATCTGGCATATGACAGGAAAGCGTACTTTGGCATAGACAATAGAGACCTGCGCATCACCTTCGATACAAATATTCGAACAAGAAGAGAAGACCTGAGACTGGAGTTAGGAGATCATGGTGAACAACTTCTGAATAAGGATGTCTGGCTAATGGAAGTAAAAGCTGAGAAAACTATTCCCATTTGGCTTACTAGGATGCTAAGCGAATATAAACTATATAAGAGAAGCTTTTCGAAATACGGAACAGAATTCAAAACTTTGGTAAGAAAAAATTCACAGGCAGTTATGTAA